The Alnus glutinosa chromosome 1, dhAlnGlut1.1, whole genome shotgun sequence region AATCAGAGCAACTTCTACCTATTCAAAAGAAGATAAGACGCATTCCCAATAGCATTGAAAAGAATTATTTCAAAGCAATGAAGTTGTACAAAGTTGACATGTTATCATGAACAAGTAGAGATGCGATCATGTGAAAACAGAAATTTCATTCATTCTTTGGCTTGTCTTCGGGATGCTCTTCCCACCAAGGAAAGGATGAGTCTTTGTGGGTATGGAGGCAATCTTCTCTGCCCTTTCTGTTATAGCTGCTTGGAGAGTAGAGACCACCTGTTTCTCTTGTAGCTTCAGTGGTAGGGTGTGGAAAAGGGTGATTGATGCCTGTTTTATTCGTTACCCCAAGCAGGCTTGGGAGGACATTGCAGAGTGGAGTTCGTCTACTCTTAAAGGAAAAAGTCATTGGACTACCCTTTGCAGACTTTGTTCTAGTATATCATATATGGAGGCAATCTTCTCTGATTTACTGCATGAGAATGTTCCCCGTTTTGAGGAACAAATTATAGCTCAAATCAGGTGGGAGGTGAAGACAAAGATTTTGGCTAGTAGCAGCTCCAAAGATACGGTTTTTAATTAGAGGCTTATTCAGGAATGGAATCTGTATAGCGTGGGGTAGGTTTTGTGTAAATGTATTGTTTTTCCCTGTTTTGCTCTTGAGCTTGGCTCTTGTTAGTTGGCAGGGTTGTTTTTTCCCCTGCTTAGGGGTTGTATCCAGTTTTGACAGGAGAGTTTGTACGGTTTTGAGTTTGGTATAAAATGTTTtagttcatccaaaaaaaagaaatttcattCATGTATCTAATGAAATTTGTAAATGAACAAGCTATAGAATTGAATATATCTGGGTGGATAAGATCCAAGTAAAGATCTAATGTGttagaaatgaaaagaaaagggttTGTAGTCACGTCTTAACTGAAGTATTCAGATGACTAGTACAAGTTAACATACACAAGCTCACAAACACAAAGAGCAAGTTACAAGTAACAATAACCATAACTAACAGAGAAACATCATTACCAACTCGATGCCTTTGTGCACCAGCAATATGTAATGAACAAATTCACAACCAGCAAGGCAACACTCCACTCATGGAAACTCAGGCAACGGCTACATCCTCAACAAGGCAAGAATCTCAACCACAGTAGAAATGTTGTTAGCAGTTAAGCAACAAACCTGAATGAGTAGAAACTTTGTAGCTTGGCCACGTGGTCGATGCAGCTTAATCTGCCAAATGCTGTCAAAGGAGAGTTCGAGCTTGTGTTCTTTAGAgagataagaaagaaagaaaaacaactttctCCTTTCCAAATCAAAACTGATAGAAACATGTTCCTGTTTCCAGAGCACAAAAAATGTTTCTTTCGAAATCTGATATCCAAAGTGTAACGCTGTGATATCCATGATAATTATACGAGAATTTCAACACTTTCTTTCACCTCCAGTAGTTGCAAATCCTTAGCACCTTGAAGAAATGATTGAAAGCTAACTGTTATTCCAACCCAGAATAGTTATATATACAAAAGGGAAAGCCCAAGTGtaagtaaaagaaatgaaatgagaaaaagaagcaTCACCTGAAAGCAAAGCACAGAGAAAGaactgctgctgctgctgcatgTGAAAGAATTAAGCTAATCTCTCACACCATTGGCTGTACaaaagaatctctctctctctctctctttcttaatTGGTTTCTACTTTTTGACTAAAAGCTTCGAAAAACTTAGGAAATAAGTCGAGGGAATGACAACAACGTTGTTTCTTGTCATTCATGTTTTCTAATTCCGAATTTCTTTACTAGATTCCTCCCTCAAAGTCTTGTCTTTCCAAATGTTGCCttacttttaaaataaacattgaaatttagataattattattagattttgattaaacggtaattttaaaagtcatgtgaCATTTAAGAGGAGATAAAAAAGACAATAATCCTTCTTACAGCATTACTCATACAAAAATCCTCTCCATTATTCAttttttggtcaaaatttaaaataagtacataatatcacattaataatattttttttaaagacattAGTGTAATCATCTTGTACATAATTAGCTGTActaattttaaatcttaatcaaAATCATGTACCTCTAACTTTCTTTAAATTCTGATCACAAACGatatgtgatttattttattcaaaatggAGAGGATAATGATGCAGACCAATCCTATATAAAGTCTCACAGAAACTAACAAAAGAGAGGGAGTGCTTTTGCTCCCTATGATGGGAAATTCCTCTTGACCAAAGCAAGATGGAGAATGGTGTAAATTGAAAACTTGCACACAAAGGAGATCAAGATTGatctatttgtttatttatttttttatatttttttttaaaaaagaaaaaagaaaaaggagatgaACACTTAATTAGATGCGTCCAATCACATGGATTGGCCAAGACTACATCACATCACCAATCACATGGATTTTCAATTggagtggaaaaaaaattattcagaaCTTTAAGCAATGCCCATATGAATTGTACAGTACCAGCAACCATTATctcatttaatatttctttatgtGCGTAAAAGATactagaaaaacaaatttgctttcttctctctctcttttttaaaaaaattaatattgtcAAGGAAATGAGGAATCTGCTTTCTTctctttaaatgaaaataatataggACTATAAAGAACATTAGAAGCTTGATAACGAGTAGAACTAAGACTGTTCTGATAGAATATTATACCAACAGAagcaaagaattgaagattgaatGTGAActtaggaagaaagaaaataacaaatataaaagaaaaagactctAATTGTCCCAAATAAGCAATTagagaaataattttgaaaaactgaactttaattgatatttcaaaACTAAGTTCAAAATAATGGAGACATGCCTTTACATAGGCTAAGTTTGAGTACTTTCCAAGCAaaataattagagaaaaaaaaaattcaaaaaaattcataaacttgaatacaaagcaaaatacttatagagaaagtaaaaaatattattttaaagataatCTCCTAATATATATTACGCACAATTCTTTACATTTTTGTGCAGTTCTTCTTTATTAAGATATTCCAATATTATTAATTCAGTATCAGCTGACAACTCAGCTACtaattcaaactcaagcttACACCTTGAGTTTTAAGGGGGATGTTAgatttattttgaatatttgctggatatattctaatattatattttctagtccgggtcaatttttgttttcttgtataaacCAATTTAGGTTTAATTGTATCGGTCaatttattcaactataaatagagacctataTATTGTAAACAATTAAGTTAATAAGACACAATGTAGTCCTAAAGGGTTATTAAGAGAGGTGGACCTAAGTGTCTAACACCGAACCGCCGGTAATTTTCttactttctttcatttttattttcgtATTTTAAATTTCTACACAGATCAATACTTATAGAGTAAAACGTACTGTATGTTTcctaaaaatatgataaaacaaTGCTTCCAGGTAGCCGCCATTTCCTTGGTGCGCAAGTTTTAATTAAGTTTACACATTTTCTCTGTCGTTGCTTTGCTCATCTCGATTTCATCATTGTTTTAGTTTAAACCGTGCCAAGCAAGGAGGAATTTCCCCATCATGGCGACCAAAAGTTACGATATTCCCTCTCTTTTGTTAGTTTCTTGTCAGTGTGGAGAATTCtatcactttatatatatatatggaattaaataaataaataaaaaaaaaaaaaaaaaaaaaaaccctcacaactaataattgattttaaaatagtttcataaatttttgagtGCGTTAAAATAACtattcaaactaccaaaatatgccaaaatttcacttttttctatAATATCCTAATcctctaaaaaacaaaaattaaaaattaatttaaaaaaatatgtttagaaaaaagaaagaaaagaaagaaagaaaaaaaaaccaagtggattaataaagaaaaatgcaaaattagtcttTGTAattggcataaattacaaatcgctccctctggtattaaaactaaatttaaagATCTCTgtagttggcttaatttacagaTCATTCCCTATAATCAAATTccgtaaaaaaatttgatagattTCGTTAAACGCCACGTCAACACCAATACGATGGAGACACGTATCaatcataataataaataaaatattaaaaatataaataaataaaacttaaaaaaatattttttctaaaaaaaaagaaaattgaaaagaaaaaaagaggtggTTGCGGGTTGGGGCTACACGACAGccacctctttttttcttcttaatttattttttaatttttttttaaaaaaaattgacagattttgttaaaaaaaatttgacaaattctaTTAGGTTTAAcactaataaaatgataacacGTGGcactcttaataaataaatacaaatatattaaactaaaaatattattattattttttaaaaaataagatggcAAAATAAAATGAGCTGTGACTTTGGTGCTATGACATGAGAGATCGAGACTTTGACTGGACCTTTAATTTGCTCGTCAACGACATGAGAGACCGAGACTTTGAGTGAGGAATCTAATATTAAAGAAACACGAATGTCGACAAGAAACGACGTTGTCATTACCTCAACTTATTTCCTCagttacttaccaaaaaaaaaaaaaaaaacttgtttccTCAGTTTTACGAAGCTAGCTGTTGAGTCCAAAAAGTGGAAACCCAAAGATCAAGTTTTGGAATTGTTTAATGATCGAcaatcatctctctctctctctctctctctctctctctctttgtctcccTGCTAGCTCTTGTCTATAAATAGGTTGCTTCTCTCTCACAGTTCTCTCTGTGCTTTGCTTTCAGGTGATCATCGATACTCCTCCTTAAttctcatttcatttcttttacttaCACTTGTACTTACGTGCTTTcccttttgtatatatatataacagtaaGCTGTTATGGGTTGGAATAACAGTTAGCTTTCATTCAATCATTTCTTGAAGGTGTTAAGGATTTGCAACTACTAGTCGATCTACTACTGAAGATGATCAAAGAAAGTTCTGAAATTCTCGTATAATTATCATGGATATCACAGCGTTACACTTTGGATATCAGATTTCGAAAGAAACTTTTTCTGTGCTCTGGACACAGGAACATGTTTCTGTCAGTTTTGATCTGAATAGGAGAAagatgttcttctttctttcttatctcTCTGAAGAACACAAGCTCGAACTCTCCTCTATGACAGCATTTGGCAGATTAAGCTGCATCGACCGCGTGGCCAAGTTACAATGTTTCTTCTCATCCAGGTTTGTTtgttgcttaattaattactaatACCATTTCTATGATTTGCTGTCTTCACGCTAGCTTTCTCTACTTCAAACCATGCATTTTCTTGTTGGGACAAAATTAGATTTTAATTAGCAGATACATTAGTCAGTTTACATTCGATGTTAATGAATTGCAGAATACACCGGGATTGAATTGTGTAAATCTGATCGAGTGTGTTAGGATACTGTTTGTTCTTAGGATACTGAGTGTGTGTAAATCTAGCTGGGCATTATTTTAGATACTATTTTAGGATAATTGGCATTTAGTTTGTAGACTTCTTAATGCTAATTAAAAGCGACAAATGATTAAGACATATATAGGACTTAGAATTAAAACATAACATAACTCTCATATGTTACTTTAATTGAATGAAAtgcttgaaaaatattttgaattacGTTTGGGTGGTCAATGAATTGCAATGACAGTTGgttgtttgggtgttgaatccgaatattattcgaattcattgtgcgaattacgaggtttgatTTCGTgagacaaaatttgaaaaattttgaaattttttgaaaaaattaaattaaatataatttgtttttaaaaaaagttgaatattattcaaaacaaacacaccACAAGCTAATCAAGGCAATTATTGTGAATGATTAAAAACTAATAtttatttaagggttaaataggATATTGATAATTGTggtttgactttttttattttttgctttgacGGTACTTTTAGACTATGGAAAAAGACGCAGATGATACTTCCATTCAAATTTtcgtaaaaaaattaatgatagtCTACGTATTTACTCTCAGGTGTTAACATGTGTCATAtccattaaaaaattgaaaataaaaaatttaaaaaattaataataataataataataataataaaaaaaaaacttaaaaaaaaaaaagaaggcaccCGAAAGTTCCGAAGAACAGGTTTAAGTAAGCAAAACCTGTTCAGGAAAACACGCACAGCAGCAAATAGGCTTTCTCTGTACGCATCCTTGTTTCAGTGAGAATACAAAGCAAACAAGTAGTACAGCAGGCAGTTCATCCATCAACGATGGGTTAGTGTGGGTTGATCCACTGATGAGCAGTCGTAGAGTCTCTCTTGAATCTTCTTTTTCGTGGgtcaaaagaggaaaaaaaaaaaaaaatagaggaaaccCCTGAGCACTGTGGCTGTGTGTATTGAATCTTGGAAAAGGTAAGATTTGTTAGAGTATATTTGATTATCCTACCTTTATGGTAATGTAATCTAATCTAATTAAATCATCATCAAATCCCACTTCTCTGCAgattttcgttcttttttttttttttttttttttttttttttttttttttttttttttttttttgtgtctgtGTGTGATTGTTGGTGTTGGTAGACATGTTCATGTAGAGTGAAGCTTTTAGCGTTTAAGTAGCTGCATATATAATAGATATTCATTTCTATAGCTTGTTGGTTTACCAATTTCATTACATACTTGAATAAAATTTCTGTTTTCACATGATCACGTATCTCTACTTGTTCATGATCTCACGTCAACATTGTATAACTTCATTGCTTTGAAATGTTATTGGGAAAGCGTCCTATCTTCTTTTGAATAGGTAGAAATTGCTCTGATTTATGTGACACTGAaattttttatcagtttttctTAACAAAATCGTTGTTCTATTGCCAGTTACTTGGTGTTCCTAAGATATACAGGGAAGATGTCTCTTGTGCTAATGGTTATCAGTGGCACGGGGAAGTTGATTTCACTCTATCGTGTCGCATTGGCCAATCTTCTGCTCTATGTTTGGAGCTTAAACATGAGGATGAGGGTCACCTCCCAACATTTCTGCCCTACGAAGAAAATGAAGGCCAATTTGTTCTTCAGGAAGGGTCTAATTTCTCCTACAATTTTGGTCTTGTCCCCATTGTGAATCCACCCCCAGGTTTCAACTTGCCATTTAAAATCTTGTTCCAGATTAACTCTTTAGTTCAGAGTGGGTGTCTTCCTGGGCTAGCaattgatttcaatttttttcggTTGGTCGATCCTCAGAGAATAAAACTCGAGTATATAGAGAGTGGCTTGGAAAAGCTGCATCATTTAAAAGACTGCTGCTTTGAGCCTGTAAGGTGGCTTAGTGAGCAGTATAAAAGATACGCCACGGGTAGGCAACTTCCAACACCTCCTGCTATATCTTTAGATGATGGATTGGTATATGTACATAGGGTTCAAATAACTCcatcaaaaatatatttccgTGGTCCAGAGGTGAGCCTCTCCAATCGCATCTTACGCAATTATCCTCAAGATATTGATAATTTTCTTCGCGTTTCTTTTGTTGATGAGGACTTGGACAAACTGCACTCAACAGTTTTATCACCTCGAGCATCTTCTGCAAATGAGGACCACAATCGAACTAGCATTTATGAGAGGATACTATCCACTCTAAGAAACGGTATAGTTATTGGTGATAAGAAGTTCGAGTTTCTTGCCTTTTCAAACAGTCAATTGCGCGAAAATTCTCTTTGGATGTTTGCTTCAAGAACTGGTCTTACTGCAGCAGACATCAGGGAGTGGATGGGCGATTTTCGTGCAATAAGGAATGTGGCAAAATATGGTGCCAGACTGGGTCAGTCTTTTAGCTCCTCCAGGGAAACTATGCACGTTGATAGGAATGAAATTGAGATGATTCCTGATGTAGAAGCTAAAAGGCCTCGAACCACATATTGTTTCTCTGATGGTATAGGGAAGATATTTGCAGAATTGGCTCTCGAAGTGGCTTCAAAATGTGGCTGCAGAGGTTCGAATCTATCTGCATTTCAGATTCGATATGGTGGGTTTAAAGGTGTTGTTGCTGTTGATCCAACATCATCGATTAAGCTATCACTGAGAAAAAGCATGTGTAAGTACAATTCACATAACACAACCCTGGATGTTTTGGCATGGAGCAAGTATCATCCTTGTTTTTTTAATCACCAAATTATCACTCTTTTGTCTTACCTCGGAGTTAGTGATCAAGTTTTCGAAAAGAAGCAAAAGGAGACGGTAGATCAACTGAATTCTATATTAACAGATCTGTTGAGCGCACGGGAGGCACTGGAGTTTATGTTCCCAGGAGAGATACCAAACATTCTGAAGGAAATGCTAACTGTTGGTCACAAGCCAGATGAAGAACCATTTCTTTCGATGATGCTACAAGTATTACGTGCATCTACATTGATGGACTTGCGGCAGAGAGCAAGGATATATGTTCCAAATGGAAGATCTATGATGGGATGTCTTGATGAAACCAGGACATTGAAATATGGCCAAGTATTTGTGCAGATTTCTCGTTTTAGTAAGCAGCTCGCTAGCGATCCCTCGCTCAAGTTTAGTGCCAACAGTTCAGacacaaataattttatttttgagggCAAGGTTGTTGTCACTAAAAACCCCTGTCTATATCCAGGAGATGTGCGTGTTCTAAGGGCTGTTAATGTGCCAGCTTTGCAGCACATGGTGGATTGTGTTGTTTTTCCGCAAAAGGGAAGGAGGTAAGACTGTGATATCCCATAATAGATACTTCTAAAGCATGAAATCCTTTTAATCTGTGCACACACACCCACAAAGACACAAACATACACAGACAGATTGAGTTTACACTTAATCCTAGAGCCCCATAAAATTCAGCATATCCTACAAATATGtatatcatatgatctattgctatgatattttgtgtaatCTATATATGTTTGTTATTTAAACAGACCTCACCCAAATGAATGTTCGGGGAGTGATTTGGATGGAGATACACACTTTGTCTGTTGGGACCCTGATCTTATTCCTCGTCAGCAAATTAAACCAATGCATTACAGCCCAGCACAAATTGTGCTAGTTGATCATGATGTTACAATAGAGGTGCTACTCAGTCGCATTTTGATTTGTTCCTCCATATGTTCTTTTTGCCCCCATAATTGATGTACCCATAAAAATGCAATGTAGAAGTAAGGTATGATAGctcttcaaaacacaaaaacagttttcacttttatgtcacgtcaaaacaattttttcaaacaaaaaac contains the following coding sequences:
- the LOC133857060 gene encoding probable RNA-dependent RNA polymerase 1, coding for MEKDADDTSIQIFLLGVPKIYREDVSCANGYQWHGEVDFTLSCRIGQSSALCLELKHEDEGHLPTFLPYEENEGQFVLQEGSNFSYNFGLVPIVNPPPGFNLPFKILFQINSLVQSGCLPGLAIDFNFFRLVDPQRIKLEYIESGLEKLHHLKDCCFEPVRWLSEQYKRYATGRQLPTPPAISLDDGLVYVHRVQITPSKIYFRGPEVSLSNRILRNYPQDIDNFLRVSFVDEDLDKLHSTVLSPRASSANEDHNRTSIYERILSTLRNGIVIGDKKFEFLAFSNSQLRENSLWMFASRTGLTAADIREWMGDFRAIRNVAKYGARLGQSFSSSRETMHVDRNEIEMIPDVEAKRPRTTYCFSDGIGKIFAELALEVASKCGCRGSNLSAFQIRYGGFKGVVAVDPTSSIKLSLRKSMCKYNSHNTTLDVLAWSKYHPCFFNHQIITLLSYLGVSDQVFEKKQKETVDQLNSILTDLLSAREALEFMFPGEIPNILKEMLTVGHKPDEEPFLSMMLQVLRASTLMDLRQRARIYVPNGRSMMGCLDETRTLKYGQVFVQISRFSKQLASDPSLKFSANSSDTNNFIFEGKVVVTKNPCLYPGDVRVLRAVNVPALQHMVDCVVFPQKGRRPHPNECSGSDLDGDTHFVCWDPDLIPRQQIKPMHYSPAQIVLVDHDVTIEEVQEYFPKFMVNDNLGIIANADKVFADCEPLGAMSDKCIKLAKKHSIAVDFPKSSVVVEIPYWLRPKKYPDFMEKLDYIDTYESQSAIRKLFRQVKDIASCTSPINPFAREVAKQYYDHDMKVDGFEEYISDAFDYKSEYDSKLGNLMDYYGIETEAEILNGNILKSSNCFNKRRDMEAVNYAVKSLRKEARTWFNKGLIDSDSDSDAVDAKASAWYHVTYHYSYWGRYNKGMDGAHFLSFSWCIRDKLLQIKRKALLLSSLEHHFSHGLHLD